In Leopardus geoffroyi isolate Oge1 chromosome D1, O.geoffroyi_Oge1_pat1.0, whole genome shotgun sequence, the genomic stretch ataaatatttatatttaaacatttatttatataaatatttaaatatttttattcatttaaatatttatttatatgaatataattttatttaaatatgtaatattaaattgttaaattataaattatacttattaaattacataaattacataTTGCTTATAAACGAAGATGTTCTAATAAAGGTGCAAGcttaaggggggcctgggtggctcacacagttaagcgtccgacttcagatcaggtcatgatctcatggtttgtgagttcaagcccttaagctctcagtgtagagcctgcttggaattctctgtctctctctgcctctctctctctcaaaataaataataaacttaaaaaaataaaaataaaaattcagaagaaagaagTCAAGGGCTGTGGGGACCATTATGTCACCTGCAGCGTGAATCTCCCATCTCTATGTTCAAGTTAGCTAAGTAGGCCGCGTCGCCTCCTCCCACACTGcagaaggtgggcagggggctggaGGTAAGCACTCACTCCTTTTTAGACTTGCAAACTGAAAACTCCATGCAGAATTTCCAGGCATAATCCCTTATGTCAAATTTAGTCATAAGACACCCCTTCTCCAAACTGGAAGAGAAGCTAGAAAATATTTCTCTAGGTACTGCCATGGGACAAGCTAAGACTATCATCAACTCCCCTCCGTTGTCAAAACCTAAAATGCTGAGTTGCGGCATCCGCTTCTCAACCAAGGATATTTTCATTGTGGCTCCTCTCAGTGCAGTAAttataaaacaagagaaaacattttataacacCCGCTACAAACaaacacatatagacacacattCACAAAATACATTGGAAGGGGTATTAGGTCCCCCTAAAGGAAGCAGGAGATTCATATGTTTATGAATATTAATGAATAGAGGGATGGAAAACAGATTTTGGAAACATCAAGTCCTGTGCATTGAAAAGCTCTtatctggggctcctggatggctcagttttttaagtgtctgactgtggctcaggtcatgatctcatggtttgtgggttcgagccctgtgtcaggctctttgctaacagctcaaaatctggaacctgcttcagattctgtgcctccttctctctctctgtccctctcccactcatgttctctctctctcaaaaataaagaaacatcaagaaaataaaagctcgTATTTTCAaggattatatatttattcaccaattttgagttatatttttatttcaattccagccattaaaatatatgtgtagcatactcttattgtggttttagcttgcattttaattttaatctaattttgttttacttttgagagagggagagagagagagggagagagagcagacacCCCTAAGATGCATTTTAATAGTAGCTAAGGATGGTGAGCACCTTTTGCATGATTATTTGAGTTCTGTATATCCCTTttagcaaaatatatattcaaatttttgCACATTTGTTAATTAGGCTGTTTCTTGTCTTACTATTGAGTTTTGGGAGGTCTTTGTATATtctcaaaccttttttttttttctttttggaagtgtGATGTGCAAGTCTTTCCATCTTTGGCTTGTGTTTTAGTTCTCTGGACATGTCAATCTCAGAGAAGTCTgatttacaaactttttttttaatgggttctGGTTTTTTTTATGACATATTTAAGATCTCTTGCTTAACCCCAGATCACAaagattttatcttatattttattataataattatatagttTAGCATTCTACATTTAAGTCTATGGTCCATTTTGAATAAATGATTGTAGAAGGTATGAACTTGAGGTGCGAGTACTTTAGATGTTTGTTCAACTGTTCCAGTGttgttaaaacaaacatttttttccgctgaaaatcatttgcatttttgtcaaaaatcaatggCACAGATTTCCATAGAGTGACACAAATTCGCAAAAATCTAACAGATGCCCTAGTAGAGTGATTGCATAGATAACTGTATAACATAgtacaaatttatatatttttttctatcttccttttcaaatattttagggacaaatatttaagacaacaggttaaaaacaataattaggggggcctgagtggctcagtgggttaagtaatcaactcttggtttctgctcaggttttGTGAGATCcaggcccgcgttgggctccgggcagacagcgtggagtctgcttgggattctccctctctctttctctctctgtacccctcccccgctcacgcagtctctgtctctctccaaataaataaataaactaaaaaaaagttaaagataataataaaaaactgtatttttgtgCTCATATGATGAAtcctaaggaaaggaaaataattacaaCGGACGGTATGAACTACTTATAGCAACCAATTAGACGCAGACAAGACAGAGGGAAGCCTTTCCAGAAAGAGTTAACACCCCAGgtgacacacaaaataaaatgtaacatttaaacAGACCTATAATGATTAAAGTAACTGGGTTAGCAGTTTGAATACCACTACACGCACAAAACGCTagagaccagatggcttcactggtgaactctaccaaattaaaaaaaataataaaataataataatagtagtagtaatgataataataccaaTCCCTcacaaattcttctttaaaaaaaaattttttaatgtttgtttatttttgagagtgcaagcaggggaggggtagagagagagtgggagacacaaaatccgaagcaggctggaggctctgagctgtcagcacagagcccgatgcagggctcgaatccatgaactgcaagatcatgacctgagccgaagtcggacgcccaaccaacggagtcacccaggcgtcccccctcACAAACTCTTCTTAAAATGATTTCCTCATACCATTTTATGAGGAAAGTCGTAtctactacaaaaaaaaaaaaagacgacaaAAACTAAACAAGACCTTATTTTCACAGGTGTTACCTGGAGACCAAAGAGGAGAAGGCAATTTATCTTCAGTCGCGGCATTTGTTCTCCTGGGCTTTTCTGACCTTCCAAACTTCCAGGGACTTccatttggaattttctttctcatctacCTATTCATCTTAACAGGAAATAGTCTTGTCATAATGATTGCGAGGGTAGACTGTGTTCTTCAGACACTCATGTATTTTTTCTTGCAAATTTTTCCTCTCTGGGATCTGTTATGTGTCTGCCACTCTCCCCAGGATCCTGGTTAATCATTGTACTCAGGATAGAAACATCTCTTCGTTGGGTTGTGCCGCTCAAATGTGCTTCTTCCTTGTTCTGGGAGGCACAGAGGCATTTCTTCTGGCAGTGATGGCTTATGACCGCTCTGTGTCCCTTTGTAACCTCTGCCTTACCCTCTAGCCATGTGCCAGGTGTGCTTCCAGATGGCTGTTGGTGCCTGGCTCGGTGGGATTCCAGTCGAGATAGGGCAGACATGCCAGGTGTTCTCGCTGCTTCTCTTGGGCTCTAATCAAATCAACCGCTTCTTCAGTGACATCCCCACATTGAGCAAGCTGGCCTGTGGGAATACATCACGGAATGAAATGTGTGTCTGTTTGGCGGCTCTATTATTTGCCATGATTCCTTTTCTACTGATTCTTGACTCATATGTGAAAATATGATTGTTAATACTTTTCACAGATTTTGGGGGTGGAGTGTAGAacgtcattttcttttttttttctttctttctttttttaatgtttatttatttttgagacagagacagacaaagcatgaatgggggaggggcagggagagagagggagacaacggaatctgaagcaggctccaggctctgagctgtcagcacagagcccgacgcggggctcgaactcatgaaccgtgagatcatgacctgagccgaagtcggaggctcaaccgactgagccacccaggtgcccctagaacatcATTTTCTAGCTAAAAATAATCATGGTGCTCCAAAACATATCTCTTATTTTCCATTCTACAAAAGTTAGATGAGTTGACATCTATTAGACATGTTAACAGGTTTACATGTTTTTCCTCTTGTTAGTTATCTCTTctatctcaactttttttttctctattaggCAGGAGGGACAATGAAAATGAAGGGAATTTTTTATAGCTGTCTCATTCCATTCTGTGTATAATAGCTTCAGGAATTATCTGATTTCTGCTTGGAAATTTTCctgggattattttttattgttggtactgtgtttctatttttttaaatttccatttcatttctattatatttttatagttttgatatGTTCATATGCAAGTGAGTAGAACAGACTTTTTGACTTATGGGCTAAGAAGGTGCAAGTTtcatcacatattttttaatcagaaggAAGCATTTCTGACAGGTAATGGTTCTTTAGAGATCCGTTGCCTACATTTACAAAGGATTTATTAGATAGGcataaatattgaaaatcaaTAAAGTTATTTGTATAAGTACAAACAGAGAAACAACACAAGCAACTGATCATAATGATTATCTtgatacataataaatacatatttatgaataCATATGCAATTTTCATGATTATACAAACAACACAAACTTATTGCAATAAACTGTAACTGTCAGTAAAACGAAGGAGAAAATGatagaatatttttctctgaGATATCCACAGTTGACACTGgttatcatatttttattgatCATTTGCAGGGTCTGTGTGTATGTGGCATACTAGTTATATGTGCAATGTCTGTGTTTTTATAGTACATATATTTTGTGaaactttatttccatttccctaatttTCCCATCACACTATCATCTCtagaaaagtatattaaaaatacattcttatgactttctcccctcttttaattagaagcaaacattttaataataatattcactTTTGTCAAATCATAGGactatactatatacatatatttaatctGATATTAGTATATATCATGCTTACTATTGACTGGTATTAGTGTAccaaaatcatttataaaactaTGTTTTCAGTGAAAGATGCtctttttccttaagaaattatttcttgtAGAGTcgttgctatatatatatatatatatatatatatatatatatatatatatattaatattaattgtCAACCTGGTTCTTAAAATGACTGTTACAATTCTATATAAATGAATGACATGGGTTCCAATAAGTGATATAACTGTGTCTatattacatttaagtctatgatatCAATCTTTGTCAAGAGTTCTTactgagagaggaaaataaaacacaatgaaactataaaattaccaatagaattattttttatttgataacacatacatacattatgACTTGATGCATTACACATTACAAGTaatatttaatttggaaaaaagcTACCACCGTATAGACAAATATTACAGTTTgatataaatatctgttgaaattGCAGTACCAATATATAAGAAATGAATTCCTATAagtataacatttttaatgaagtGAATTACTTATATAGCAATCTTCTCAATGCCATGATGACATCCTTGTTCCTTAGACTGTATATCATGGGATTAAACATGGGAGTCACAATTGtgtagaaaagagaaagtactTTGTCAATTCCTGCTGAGTGACTGTGTTTGGGTCTTAAGTAAGTGATAACAGCTGATCCAAAGAACAACGCCATGACAATAAGATGAGAAGAACAGGTGGAGAAGGCTTTGGCCCGACTTGTGGCTGATGGCAATTGAAGGACTGTGGAGATGATTTTGCTATAGGAGATAAGTATCAACAGAAAGGGAATGGTGGCAATCAACACAGCAGCTATGTAGACcaacatttcactcacaaatGTGTCCCCACAAGCAAGCTTGAGGATTGGGGGGATGTCACAGAAGAAGTGGTCAATTAAATTGGAGCcacaaaaggacagagagaaaatctggAACGTTTGCCCTATCTGGACTGGAATTCCACTGATCCAGGAGCCAGCCACCAGCTGGATACAGATCTTATGGCTCATGACTAGAGGGTAGTGCAGAGGGTTACAGATGGCCAtgtagcggtcataggccatcactgTCAGCAGGAAACACTCCGTGGCTCCCAACACAAGAATACAGCACATCTGTGTGGCACAGGCAACTAATGAAATTGTTCTTCTCTGGGTCCAAAGGTTCATAAGCATTCTGGGGAGAGTAACTGACACATAGCagatttctaaaaaggaaaaattgccaAGGAAATAGTACATAGGAGTCTGAAGTGCAGGATCCAATTTTGTTATTAGAAATATGATGCCATTACTCATCACAGTAGCGATATAGATGACCGAGAATAATCCAAATAGAAGCCACCGGAGATGGGGAACATCAGCAAAGTCCAAGAGAACAAATTCTATCAGTTCAGTTAGGTTTGCTTCTGGTGGTTTTTCTTTGTGTTGCGTCTGCGAAAGGGGCAAATTTAGCTTCTACTTTTAGTTTACCTTAACAAATCAATACCTGTTTTCTAAATTGCATTAGGATATCTATATTGATTTTCTTAACCATTGTAATTGTTTCTAATTTAATAATGTTACTATCTGTGTATTTCTCACTTTCTCAGTTTAGATCCTATGGATTATCACTGTATACACTCCCTTCAAACGTCCTTGAAGATTCTTCCATACACTTTCTGAATACAGCCCAGGATAAACCAAACTATGCCCTACTCAGCACAGACAGTGGAAAAATTGGCAATCACTGAAGACAGATCTCCAGCTTTGCCATTTGGTCccacttttcatttcattccttgGCAGTCCTATTGTTCTCTATGATTATTCTCCACCACTATTCAATAGTACTCTATCAGACTTTGTCTTCCTCGTACGTTTTCAACGGCCTGCTTGAACACTGTCGTTACCCTACAATACTTGTTGATCCTGATcatacattttcttattataCAGTTCACATTATTAGGCAAATTACCcccaaaaaggaatattttatcacACATAGGGGAATGCAACAAATACCTTTTGGTAAGATACTAAGTGGGGAACATTAAGAGTGGAACAAGGTGGAGAgagcggggtggggcggggggcacggTTATTTGGGAAAAGTTGCCTGGGAGTGTAGATAGAGATTGAGAAACAGCCAAGCGGTGAACCCTGGGAAAGTAG encodes the following:
- the LOC123600514 gene encoding olfactory receptor 10AG1-like, with protein sequence MERRKAWLGPILSQEVPRVQYRRRHSLSGLCNTESPLRKLNLPLSQTQHKEKPPEANLTELIEFVLLDFADVPHLRWLLFGLFSVIYIATVMSNGIIFLITKLDPALQTPMYYFLGNFSFLEICYVSVTLPRMLMNLWTQRRTISLVACATQMCCILVLGATECFLLTVMAYDRYMAICNPLHYPLVMSHKICIQLVAGSWISGIPVQIGQTFQIFSLSFCGSNLIDHFFCDIPPILKLACGDTFVSEMLVYIAAVLIATIPFLLILISYSKIISTVLQLPSATSRAKAFSTCSSHLIVMALFFGSAVITYLRPKHSHSAGIDKVLSLFYTIVTPMFNPMIYSLRNKDVIMALRRLLYK